In Fibrobacter sp. UWR2, a single window of DNA contains:
- a CDS encoding YgiQ family radical SAM protein, whose translation MYDPRFLPICKEDLDELGWDYVDVIIISADAYVDHPCFGHAVVARLFEHEGLRVAILPQPNWRDDLRDFKKLGRPRMFFAISSGMDSMVNHYTAAKRLRSDDAFTPGNKAGFRPDYATYTYAKILKQLYPDVPLMIGGLESSLRRVTHYDYWSDRLKPSILFDTQADLLVYGMGEKPLKEMVRLLKKGVPFSSLHSIPQTAYLAPKGNVPKSNQWEDLRLASYEECLASKRTQMENCRKVDIECNKWFQRRILQDVAEQTIVINPAYPPLEYGELDESFEYPYAREPHPRYKKRGNVPAFDMIKFSINTHRGCFGGCSFCAINAHQGKFIASRSRESILREVDLITKMDGFAGTITDLGGPSANMYNMRGRDPSRCQKCARASCLTPKICDNMDTHHKEILELYREVRNHPKVKHLFIGSGVRYDMLLQETSDEELRKDHEEYARELIDYHVSGRLKVAPEHTSDEVLKLMRKPSFTLFHKFKEFFDDECKRIGKRQQIIPYFISSHPGCTEADMAELALETKQLGFQLEQVQDFTPTPMTIATEMFYSELTPDGKPLYVAKTPEQKKSQRQFFFWYIPENRPQIRATLERLKLGKIGRLLLSRSAKAEGKEFFPSKERESNADYREREQHMRSERANALIPKKEKPRWTEEEREKFRREREERAERQRRAKDPAFNYGPKKKTRFGKKSPWGK comes from the coding sequence ATGTACGATCCGCGATTCCTCCCCATATGCAAGGAAGACCTAGACGAACTCGGCTGGGATTACGTGGACGTAATCATCATCAGCGCCGACGCCTATGTGGACCACCCGTGCTTCGGGCACGCCGTGGTGGCAAGGCTCTTTGAACACGAAGGTTTACGGGTCGCGATTTTGCCGCAGCCCAACTGGCGCGACGACTTACGCGATTTCAAGAAGCTCGGGCGCCCGCGAATGTTCTTCGCGATCAGTAGCGGCATGGACAGCATGGTGAACCACTACACCGCCGCAAAACGCCTGCGCAGCGACGATGCCTTCACGCCCGGCAACAAGGCGGGTTTCCGCCCCGACTACGCGACGTACACTTACGCAAAAATCCTGAAGCAGCTCTACCCCGATGTGCCGCTGATGATTGGCGGGCTGGAATCGAGCCTGCGCCGCGTGACACATTACGACTACTGGAGCGACAGATTAAAGCCGAGCATTCTGTTCGACACGCAGGCCGACCTCCTCGTCTACGGCATGGGCGAAAAGCCACTGAAAGAGATGGTGCGCCTTTTGAAGAAGGGTGTACCGTTCTCGAGCCTGCATTCCATACCGCAGACGGCCTACTTAGCACCCAAGGGGAACGTCCCGAAGAGCAACCAGTGGGAAGACTTGCGCCTCGCAAGCTACGAGGAATGCCTCGCAAGCAAGCGCACGCAGATGGAAAACTGCCGCAAGGTGGACATCGAATGCAACAAGTGGTTCCAGCGTCGCATTCTGCAGGATGTCGCGGAACAGACCATCGTCATCAACCCCGCGTACCCGCCGCTCGAATACGGCGAGCTCGACGAAAGTTTTGAATACCCGTACGCACGCGAACCGCACCCGCGCTACAAAAAACGCGGAAACGTGCCCGCGTTCGACATGATCAAGTTCAGTATCAATACGCACCGCGGGTGTTTTGGCGGGTGCAGTTTCTGCGCCATCAACGCACACCAGGGAAAGTTTATCGCGAGCCGCAGCCGCGAAAGCATTTTACGCGAAGTCGATTTGATTACCAAGATGGACGGCTTTGCCGGCACCATCACGGACTTGGGCGGCCCTAGCGCCAACATGTACAACATGCGTGGCCGCGACCCGAGCCGTTGCCAAAAGTGCGCACGAGCCAGTTGCCTCACGCCCAAGATTTGCGACAACATGGACACGCACCACAAGGAAATCCTTGAGCTCTACCGCGAAGTGCGCAACCACCCGAAGGTGAAGCACCTGTTCATCGGGAGTGGCGTGCGTTACGACATGTTGCTGCAGGAGACAAGCGACGAGGAACTGCGCAAGGACCACGAGGAATACGCCCGCGAACTTATCGACTACCATGTAAGCGGACGCCTGAAGGTCGCACCGGAACACACGAGCGACGAAGTCCTGAAACTCATGCGCAAGCCGAGCTTTACGCTGTTCCACAAGTTCAAGGAATTCTTCGACGACGAATGCAAGCGCATCGGCAAGCGCCAGCAGATAATACCTTACTTTATCAGTAGCCACCCCGGGTGTACCGAAGCCGACATGGCGGAACTCGCCCTCGAGACAAAGCAACTCGGATTCCAGCTGGAGCAGGTGCAAGATTTCACCCCCACGCCGATGACGATTGCGACCGAGATGTTCTACAGCGAACTCACGCCCGACGGAAAGCCGCTTTACGTGGCAAAGACACCCGAGCAAAAAAAGAGCCAGAGGCAGTTCTTCTTCTGGTATATCCCGGAGAACCGCCCGCAAATTCGCGCAACCTTGGAACGCCTGAAATTGGGCAAAATCGGGCGCCTGCTATTGAGCCGTAGCGCGAAGGCGGAAGGAAAGGAGTTCTTCCCCAGCAAGGAACGCGAAAGCAACGCCGATTACCGCGAGCGCGAACAGCACATGCGCAGCGAGCGCGCCAATGCGCTCATCCCGAAAAAGGAAAAGCCCCGCTGGACCGAGGAAGAACGCGAAAAGTTCCGCAGGGAGCGCGAAGAACGCGCCGAACGCCAGCGCAGGGCAAAGGACCCCGCGTTCAATTACGGGCCCAAGAAGAAGACCCGCTTCGGCAAAAAGAGCCCCTGGGGGAAATAA
- a CDS encoding TIGR02147 family protein: MKPITEYEDYRAYLRDFYEERKKTSVFSWREFAKLAGFSSSGYLKLVCDGKTRLSKTGAIKVAPAMGLAGFQAEYFCLMVEFCDAPDDKVRMNAYSRMRALAKENGVRILGTEAFSYFTSWVNPVVRELAPVMAGAKPSDIGKMCVPEVSAGEVRNSLELMVRMGLLERRPDGSYVQTDKGVSGKSTAIPSAVRTMQKQYAYLAADAVDSFPPESRHISGLTVGIDARAFERLLVELHEFRRKIASIVSDVENYDRVYRLNLHLFPLSNPIGEKDV, encoded by the coding sequence ATGAAGCCGATAACGGAATACGAAGATTACCGCGCTTATCTGCGGGATTTCTACGAGGAACGGAAGAAGACTTCTGTTTTCTCGTGGCGCGAGTTCGCGAAGCTTGCGGGTTTTTCGTCGTCGGGATACCTTAAGCTCGTTTGTGACGGAAAGACCAGGCTCTCCAAGACGGGGGCCATCAAGGTCGCTCCGGCGATGGGGCTCGCAGGGTTCCAGGCGGAATATTTCTGCCTAATGGTGGAATTCTGCGATGCGCCGGATGACAAAGTCCGCATGAACGCTTATTCCCGGATGCGGGCCCTGGCGAAGGAGAACGGGGTCCGCATCTTGGGAACTGAGGCCTTTAGCTATTTCACTTCGTGGGTGAACCCGGTGGTCCGTGAGCTTGCACCGGTCATGGCTGGCGCGAAGCCTTCGGATATCGGGAAAATGTGCGTGCCCGAGGTCAGTGCCGGGGAGGTGCGCAACTCGCTTGAACTCATGGTGCGCATGGGCTTGCTCGAACGCAGGCCCGATGGCAGTTACGTGCAGACGGACAAGGGTGTTTCTGGAAAATCTACGGCGATTCCCTCGGCGGTGCGTACCATGCAGAAGCAGTATGCCTACCTTGCCGCCGATGCGGTCGACTCGTTCCCGCCCGAATCCCGACATATTTCCGGATTGACTGTGGGTATTGATGCCCGCGCCTTTGAACGACTCCTTGTCGAGCTACATGAATTTCGCCGTAAAATAGCCTCCATTGTCTCCGATGTCGAAAACTACGACCGCGTATATCGATTAAATTTACATCTGTTCCCTCTTAGCAACCCCATTGGAGAAAAAGATGTATAG